GCTGGCCGTCATGGTCAAGCTGCGCCGGGTGCTCTCCGCGCTGGACGACCAGCAGGCCATCGACCTGCTGCTCACCCAGCTCAAGAAGACCCGCACCAACATCGAGTTCCTGATGCAGGTCGCCAAGGGCCTCCCGGTCGGCGACACCGACTGACCCGCCCGGCCGCCCGCGGGAATCCGCGGGCGGCCCGGGTGGTTGAATGACCCGTCACGCTCCGGCCCCGGTTCACCTCGCACGACGAGGACCCGGTGCCACTTCGAGAGGAACCACCGTGCGATCTGGCATCCACCCCGAGTACGTCACCACCCAGGTGACCTGCAGCTGCGGCAACTCGTTCACCACGCGCAGCACCAAGTCCAACGGCTCGATCACCGCCGAGACCTGCTCCGCCTGCCACCCGTTCTACACCGGCAAGCAGCGCATCCTCGACGCCGGTGGCCGCGTGGCGCGCTTCGAGGCGCGCTACGGCAAGCGGGCCGGCAAGTAGTTCCGCCGACGGCGCCCACCCGACCCGGGTGGGCGCCGTTCGCGTGTCATGAGACCCGAAGGGACGAGGAGATGCCGGCACCGGCCGTCGACGCGATGCTCGCCGAGCACGCCGAGCTGGAGCTGCGCCTCGCCGACCCGGCCATCCACGCCGACGCGTCGCTGGCCCGCAAGCTGGGCCGCCGCTACGCCGAGCTGGGCCCGATCGTCGCCGCCTCCCGCGAGCTGTCCACCGCCCGCGAGGACCTCGCCGCCGCCCGCGAGCTGGCGGGGGAGGACCCCTCGTTCGCCGCGGAGGCCGACGACCTCGCCACCCGCATCCCGGCGCTGGAGACCCGCCTCGCCGAGCTGCTCGTCCCGCGCGACCCGCACGACGGCGACGACGTCGTGATGGAGGTCAAGTCGGGGGAGGGCGGCGAGGAGTCGGCCCTGTTCGCGAGCGACCTCGTCCGCATGTACACCCGCTACGCGGAGCGGCGCGGCTGGAAGACCGAGGTGCTCGACGCCAACGTGTCCGACCTCGGCGGCTACAAGGACATCACCCTCATCGTGCGGGCGCGGGCGCCCGAGCCCGACGGGGTGTGGAGCGCGCTGAAGTTCGAGGGCGGGGTGCACCGCGTGCAGCGCGTGCCCGTCACCGAGTCCCAGGGCCGCATCCACACCTCCGCCGCGGGCGTGCTCGTCTACCCCGACACCGGCGAGGACGCCGACGTCGAGATCGACGAGAAGGACCTGCGCGTCGACGTGTTCCGCTCCTCCGGCCACGGCGGGCAGAGCGTCAACACCACCGACTCGGCGGTGCGGATCACGCACCTGCCCTCCGGCATCGTCGTGAGCTGCCAGAACGAGCGCAGCCAGCTGCAGAACCGGGCGCGGGCGATGGAGGTGCTCCGGTCGCGGCTGCAGGCGGTGCACGAGGCCGAGCTGGCCGCCGAGGCGATGGCGGAGCGGAAGTCGCAGGTGCGCACCGTCGACCGCTCGGAGCGCATCCGCACCTACAACTACCCCGAGAACCGCATCGCCGACCACCGCGTCGGCTACAAGGCGCACAACCTCAGCACGGTCCTCGACGGCGACCTCGACGACCTGCTGACGGCCCTGACGACGGCCGACCGGGCGGAGCAGCTGAGCTCATGACCGGGCGGCGGGCGCGACGGGGGACGGGCCGGTGAGCCGCCAGCCGCTGCGCCTCGCCATCGCCGAGGCCGAGCGGATGCTCACCGCCGCCGGGGTCGCCTCCCCGCGCGTCGACGCCGAGATCCTCGCCGCGCACGTCGTGGGGGTGGAGCGGGGGAAGCTGATGATGCACCCGCTCGTCGACCCGCCCGTGGTGGAGGCCCTGCGTCGGCTCGTCGTGCGCCGCGCCACCCGCGAGCCGCTGCAGCACCTGCTCGGCACCGCGGTGCTCGGACCGGTCGCCGTCGCGGTCGGGCCGGGGGTCTTCACGCCGCGCCCGGAGACCGAGCTGCTGCTGGAGTGGGGGCTCCGCGCGATCGCCGACGTCGCGTCGCCGCTGGTGGTCGACCTGTGCACCGGCACCGGGGCGCTCGCGCTGGCCGTCGCCGCGAGCCGCCCGGACGCGCAGGTGCACGCCGTCGAGGCCGACCCCGGCGCGCTGACCTGGGCCCGGCACAACATCGCCGCGCACGGCGACACCGTCGTCCTGCACGCCGCCGACGTGCGCTGGAGCGACCTGCTCGTCGAGCTCGAGTCGCACGTCGACCTGGTGCTGTGCAACCCGCCCTACGTCCCCGACGCCACGGCCCTGCCGCCCGAGGTCACCGAGTGGGACCCGCCCGGCGCCGTGTTCGGCGGCCCGGACGGCCTGGAGGTCATCCGCGCGGTCATCGGCACCTCGGCCGGGCTGCTGCGCTACGGGGGTCACCTCGCGATCGAGCACGACGACACCCACGGCGAGTCCGTGCCCGCCCTGCTGCGCCGCCGCCGGGTGCTGACCGACGTCGAGGAGCACCACGACCTGACCGGCCGGCCGCGCTTCGCGACGGCCCGCCGCGTCGGGCCTCCGCCGCCCTCGTAGGCTCGCGCCCGTGCCTCCCACCTACGACTGCGCGGACGCCGACGCCCGCCGCGACGGCCTCGCCGCCGCGGCTCGTGCGGTCCGCGCCGGACGCCTGGTCGTGCTGCCCACCGACACCGTCTACGGACTGGGCTGCGACGCGTTCTCCGCCACCGCCGTCCGCGCGCTGCTCAAGGCCAAGAACCGGGGCCCGGACATGCCGGTGCCGGTCCTCGTCGGCTCCTGGTCGACCATCGACGGCCTCGTGCTGGGCGTCCCGCGGGCGGCGCGGCAGCTGATCGAGGCGTTCTGGCCCGGCGGGCTGTCCATCGTGCTGCCGCACGCCCCGTCGCTGTCCTGGGACCTGGGCTCGACCAAGGGCACCGTCATGCTGCGGATGCCGCTGCACCCGGTCGCCCTGGAGCTGCTGCGCGACGTCGGCCCGATGGCGGTGTCGAGCGCCAACATCTCCGGGCAGCCCGCGCCGGCCACCGCGGCGGGCGCGTCGGAGCAGCTGGGCGGGAGCGTGGCCGTCTACCTCGACGGCGGCGACTCCGGCGAGCCGGTCGCGTCCACCGTCGTCGACCTCACCGGCGACGACCCGCTGATCCTGCGCGAGGGCGCGGTGACGCGGGCCGAGGTGGCCGAGGTCCTCGGCCGCACGGTCCTCACCGCGTAGCCCCCGGGCCCGGCAGGCCGATCTGGTCGGCGAGGCGGTCGACGGCGTCGGTGAAGAAGGCGGCGCGGTCGTCCACCACGTTGTGCAGGTGCCCGAACAGCTCGAAGCCGATCAGCCCGAACAGGCCGGTCCAGGCGACGATCGCGCGCTCGGCGAGCGCCGAGTCGGCGGGCAGGCCCATGAGCTCGGCGAGGCCGGGGTGCAGGGCGCCGCTGCCGGTCCCCGCCGGCTCGACCTGCCCGGAGGCGACGCCGCGCGCGACGATCGCGCACAGCACCTCGCCGACCCGCGCCGCCGGGCCGATCGTCGTCTCCGGGGCGGCGTAGCCGGGCACCGGTGAGCCGTAGACCAGCGCGTACTCGTGCGGGTGGGCCCGCGCCCACTCCCGCGCGGCCCGGCAGACGGCCTGCCAGCGCGCCCGGAGGTCGTCGGGGGCGACCGCGGCGTCCGCCTGCTCGGCCGCGGTGCCCAGTGCGTCGTAGGCCTCCACGATCAGCGCGGTCAGCAGCTCGTCGCGGCTGGGGAAGTAGCGGTAGACCGCCGAGGACGCCATGCCCAGCTCGCGCGCGACGGCCCGCAGCGAGAGCGCGCTCGCCCCGTCGACGGCGAGGTGCCTGCGCGCGACCTCGGTGATCTCGCGCGTCAGCGCGGCGCGGACGCGGGCACGGGTTCCGGTGGCGTTCACACCGCGCAGTCTGGCACAGGAACGAGAGCACTGCTCTTGACACGCCGGCGGAGCGGGTGAACAGTGTGTCGAACAGAGAGCAGTGCTCACGTTTCGAAGGGGAACGCCATGTCGCAGCACGTGATCGTCGGAGCCGGGACCATCGGGAGCGGGGTCGCCCGCCTCCTCGCCGGGCAGGGCCACGACGTCCGGATCGTCTCCCGCAGCGGGTCCGGGCCGGTGGGGGAGCGCATCGAGCGGGTCACCGCGGACGCCTCCGACGCCGACCGCCTCGCCACCCTGACCGCGGGCGCGGTGGCGCTCTACAACTGCGCCAACCCGCCCTACCACCGCTGGGCCACCGACTGGCCCCCGCTGGCCGCCGCGCTGCTCACGGCGGCCGAGCGCTCCGGCGCGGTCCTCACGGTGATGTCCAGCCTCTACGGCTACGGCCCCGTCGACGCCCCGATGACCGAGGACACCGCCCTGAACTCCGCACCCGGCACCAAGGGCGCGATCCGCAACCGGATGTGGTCCGACGCGCTGGCCGCGCACGGGGCGGGGCGGATCCGGATGACCGAGGCGCGGGCGTCGGACTTCTACGGCCCGGGCCTGCGCACCACCGGCCACCTGGCGGAGTACTCCGTCGGCCGGCTCCTCGACGGCAGGCGGCCGCTGCTGCTCCAGGGCGACCCGGACGCACCGCATTCCTGGACCTTCGTCGACGACGTCGTCCGCACGCTGGTGACCCTCGCGTGCGACGAGCGCGCCTGGGGCCGGGCGTGGCACGTCCCGACGGGGCCCGCGCGGTCGGTGAACGCGATGCTGGCCGGGATCGCGCGGACCGCGGGCGTCCCGGAGCGGCGGGTGCAGGTGCTGCCGGCGTTCGCGGTGCGCCTGGGCGGGGTGGCGGTGCCGTTCCTGCGGGAGCTCGCCGAGGTCCGCCACCAGTTCACGGGGCCGTTCGTCATCGACTCCTCGGCGGCGCAGCAGACCTTCGGGCTCGCGCCGACGCCCCTGGAGGACGGTCTCGCCGGGACCGTCGCGTGGTGGCGGGAGCAGGCGCGGGCCGCCGCCTGACGCCGGGTACCGTGGTCGCCGTGACGACACCGTTCTGGGGCCCCGACTTCGACGCGCTGCAGCAGCAGGACCCCGAGATCGCGGGAGTGGTGCTCGACGAGCTGGAGCGGCTGCGCGGCGGCCTCCAGCTCATCGCGAGCGAGAACCTCACCAGCCCCGCGGTCCTCGCGGCACTGGGATCCACGCTGTCGAACAAGTACGCCGAGGGCTACCCCGGCAAGCGGTACTACGGCGGCTGCGAGGTCGTCGACCAGGCCGAGGAGATCGGCAACGCGCGCACGCGGGAGCTGTTCGGCGCCGAGCACGCCAACCTGCAGCCGCACTCCGGCGCGTCGGCCAACTTCGCCGTCTACGGGGCGTTCACCGTCCCCGGCGACACCGTGCTGGCGATGGACCTCAAGCAGGGCGGGCACCTCACCCACGGCTCGAAGGTCAGCTTCTCGGGCAAGTGGTTCAACAACATCAGCTACTCGGTCCGCCAGGACACCGAGCAGATCGACTACGACCAGGTCCGCGACCTGGCCCGCGAGCACCGCCCCAAGATGATCATCGCCGGGGCCACGGCGTACCCGCGGCTGATCGACTTCAAGGCGTTCCGCGAGATCTGCGACGAGGTCGGTGCGATCATGTGGGTCGACGCCGCGCACTTCATCGGGCTGGTCGCGGGCCAGGCCATCCCCTCGCCCGTCCCGTACGCCGACGTGGTGTCGGCCACCACGCACAAGGTCCTGCGCGGCCCGCGCGGCGGCATGATCCTGTCGAAGGCGGAGCACGCGAAGGCGCTGGACAAGGCCGTGTTCCCGTTCTCGCAGGGCGGGCCGCTGATGCACGCGGTCGCCGCGAAGGCCGTCGCGATGAAGGAGGCGGCGCAGCCCGCCTACCGGACCTACGCCCGCCAGGTCGTCGCCAACGCCCAGGCGCTGGCCAAGAGCCTCGAGTCCGAGGGCATGCGGGCCACCTCCGGCGGCACCGACACGCACCTCGCGCTGATCGACCTGCGGCCGATCGGCGTCACCGGCGCCGACGCGGAGACCCGCTGCGACGCCGCGCGGATCACGCTGAACAAGAACGCGATCCCCTACGACCCGGCACCGCCGCTGAAGCCCTCGGGCGTGCGGGTCGGCTCGCCGAGCCTCACCACCCAGGGCATGGACGAGGCCGACATGGCCGAGGTCGGATCGCTGCTGGCCCGGGCGGTGAAGGCCGAGCACGGCACCTCCGCCGGCGACGCGGAGCTGGCCTCGGTCGCCGAGGCCGTGGGTGCGCTCGTGGCGCGGGCGCCCGCCTACCCCCGCCCCTGACACCGTCCTCCCCGTGCTGCTCGCCCAGGGACTGCCGGCGCAGATCCTCCCGATCAAGGAGTACCTGCTC
This sequence is a window from Pseudonocardia petroleophila. Protein-coding genes within it:
- the rpmE gene encoding 50S ribosomal protein L31; translation: MRSGIHPEYVTTQVTCSCGNSFTTRSTKSNGSITAETCSACHPFYTGKQRILDAGGRVARFEARYGKRAGK
- the prfA gene encoding peptide chain release factor 1: MPAPAVDAMLAEHAELELRLADPAIHADASLARKLGRRYAELGPIVAASRELSTAREDLAAARELAGEDPSFAAEADDLATRIPALETRLAELLVPRDPHDGDDVVMEVKSGEGGEESALFASDLVRMYTRYAERRGWKTEVLDANVSDLGGYKDITLIVRARAPEPDGVWSALKFEGGVHRVQRVPVTESQGRIHTSAAGVLVYPDTGEDADVEIDEKDLRVDVFRSSGHGGQSVNTTDSAVRITHLPSGIVVSCQNERSQLQNRARAMEVLRSRLQAVHEAELAAEAMAERKSQVRTVDRSERIRTYNYPENRIADHRVGYKAHNLSTVLDGDLDDLLTALTTADRAEQLSS
- the prmC gene encoding peptide chain release factor N(5)-glutamine methyltransferase; this encodes MSRQPLRLAIAEAERMLTAAGVASPRVDAEILAAHVVGVERGKLMMHPLVDPPVVEALRRLVVRRATREPLQHLLGTAVLGPVAVAVGPGVFTPRPETELLLEWGLRAIADVASPLVVDLCTGTGALALAVAASRPDAQVHAVEADPGALTWARHNIAAHGDTVVLHAADVRWSDLLVELESHVDLVLCNPPYVPDATALPPEVTEWDPPGAVFGGPDGLEVIRAVIGTSAGLLRYGGHLAIEHDDTHGESVPALLRRRRVLTDVEEHHDLTGRPRFATARRVGPPPPS
- a CDS encoding L-threonylcarbamoyladenylate synthase: MPPTYDCADADARRDGLAAAARAVRAGRLVVLPTDTVYGLGCDAFSATAVRALLKAKNRGPDMPVPVLVGSWSTIDGLVLGVPRAARQLIEAFWPGGLSIVLPHAPSLSWDLGSTKGTVMLRMPLHPVALELLRDVGPMAVSSANISGQPAPATAAGASEQLGGSVAVYLDGGDSGEPVASTVVDLTGDDPLILREGAVTRAEVAEVLGRTVLTA
- a CDS encoding TetR/AcrR family transcriptional regulator; its protein translation is MNATGTRARVRAALTREITEVARRHLAVDGASALSLRAVARELGMASSAVYRYFPSRDELLTALIVEAYDALGTAAEQADAAVAPDDLRARWQAVCRAAREWARAHPHEYALVYGSPVPGYAAPETTIGPAARVGEVLCAIVARGVASGQVEPAGTGSGALHPGLAELMGLPADSALAERAIVAWTGLFGLIGFELFGHLHNVVDDRAAFFTDAVDRLADQIGLPGPGATR
- a CDS encoding NAD-dependent epimerase/dehydratase family protein, which encodes MSQHVIVGAGTIGSGVARLLAGQGHDVRIVSRSGSGPVGERIERVTADASDADRLATLTAGAVALYNCANPPYHRWATDWPPLAAALLTAAERSGAVLTVMSSLYGYGPVDAPMTEDTALNSAPGTKGAIRNRMWSDALAAHGAGRIRMTEARASDFYGPGLRTTGHLAEYSVGRLLDGRRPLLLQGDPDAPHSWTFVDDVVRTLVTLACDERAWGRAWHVPTGPARSVNAMLAGIARTAGVPERRVQVLPAFAVRLGGVAVPFLRELAEVRHQFTGPFVIDSSAAQQTFGLAPTPLEDGLAGTVAWWREQARAAA
- the glyA gene encoding serine hydroxymethyltransferase; this translates as MTTPFWGPDFDALQQQDPEIAGVVLDELERLRGGLQLIASENLTSPAVLAALGSTLSNKYAEGYPGKRYYGGCEVVDQAEEIGNARTRELFGAEHANLQPHSGASANFAVYGAFTVPGDTVLAMDLKQGGHLTHGSKVSFSGKWFNNISYSVRQDTEQIDYDQVRDLAREHRPKMIIAGATAYPRLIDFKAFREICDEVGAIMWVDAAHFIGLVAGQAIPSPVPYADVVSATTHKVLRGPRGGMILSKAEHAKALDKAVFPFSQGGPLMHAVAAKAVAMKEAAQPAYRTYARQVVANAQALAKSLESEGMRATSGGTDTHLALIDLRPIGVTGADAETRCDAARITLNKNAIPYDPAPPLKPSGVRVGSPSLTTQGMDEADMAEVGSLLARAVKAEHGTSAGDAELASVAEAVGALVARAPAYPRP